A window from Balearica regulorum gibbericeps isolate bBalReg1 chromosome 1, bBalReg1.pri, whole genome shotgun sequence encodes these proteins:
- the LOC142601367 gene encoding histone H4, translating to MSGRGKGGKGLGKGGAKRHRKVLRDNIQGITKPAIRRLARRGGVKRISGLIYEETRGVLKVFLENVIRDAVTYTEHAKRKTVTAMDVVYALKRQGRTLYGFGG from the coding sequence ATGTCTGGCAGAGGCAAGGGCGGGAAGGGGCTCGGCAAGGGGGGCGCCAAGCGGCACCGCAAGGTGCTGCGCGACAACATCCAGGGCATCACCAAGCCGGCCATCCGCCGCCTGGCTCGGCGCGGCGGCGTGAAGCGCATCTCGGGGCTCATCTACGAGGAGACGCGCGGCGTGCTCAAGGTCTTCCTGGAGAACGTAATCCGCGACGCCGTCACCTACACCGAGCACGCCAAGAGGAAGACGGTCACGGCCATGGACGTGGTCTACGCCCTCAAGCGCCAGGGACGCACCCTCTACGGCTTCGGCGGCTAA
- the LOC142601335 gene encoding histone H1 isoform X2 has translation MSETAPVAAPAVSAPGAKAAAKKPKKAAGGSKARKPAGPSVTELITKAVSASKERKGLSLAALKKALAAGGYDVEKNNSRIKLGLKSLVSKGTLVQTKGTGASGSFKLNKKPGETKEKATKKKPAAKPKKPAAKKPASAAKKPKKAAAAAKSPAKAKAVKPKAAKPKAAKPKAAKAKKAAPKKK, from the exons ATGTCGGAGACCGCGCCTGTTGCCGCTCCCGCTGTCTCTGCTCCCGGCGCGAAAGCCGCCGCTAAAAAGCCGAAGAAAGCGGCGGGCGGCTCCAAAGCCCGCAAGCCCGCGGGTCCCAGCGTCACCGAGCTGATCACCAAGGCCGTGTCCGCCTCCAAGGAGCGCAAGGGGCTCTCCCTCGCCGCGCTCAAGAAGGCGCTGGCCGCCGGCGGCTACGATGTGGAGAAGAACAACAGCCGTATCAAGCTGGGGCTCAAGAGCCTCGTCAGCAAGGGCACCCTGGTGCAGACCAAGGGCACCGGCGCCTCCGGGTCGTTCAAACTGAACAAGAAACCCGGtgagacaaaggaaaaagcGACCAAGAAGAAGCCGGCAGCCAAGCCCAAGAAGCCGGCGGCCAAGAAACCTGCCAGCGCCGCCAAGAAGCCCAAGAAAGCGGCGGCG GCAGCGAAGAGCCCGGCCAAGGCGAAGGCGGTGAAGCCGAAAGCAGCCAAGCCCAAGGCGGCCAAGCCCAAAGCAGCGAAGGCGAAGAAGGCGGCGCCCAAAAAGAAGTAA
- the LOC142601335 gene encoding histone H1 isoform X1, translating into MSETAPVAAPAVSAPGAKAAAKKPKKAAGGSKARKPAGPSVTELITKAVSASKERKGLSLAALKKALAAGGYDVEKNNSRIKLGLKSLVSKGTLVQTKGTGASGSFKLNKKPGETKEKATKKKPAAKPKKPAAKKPASAAKKPKKAAAVKKSPKKAKKPAAAAAKKAAKSPKKAAKAGRPKKAAKSPAKAKAVKPKAAKPKAAKPKAAKAKKAAPKKK; encoded by the coding sequence ATGTCGGAGACCGCGCCTGTTGCCGCTCCCGCTGTCTCTGCTCCCGGCGCGAAAGCCGCCGCTAAAAAGCCGAAGAAAGCGGCGGGCGGCTCCAAAGCCCGCAAGCCCGCGGGTCCCAGCGTCACCGAGCTGATCACCAAGGCCGTGTCCGCCTCCAAGGAGCGCAAGGGGCTCTCCCTCGCCGCGCTCAAGAAGGCGCTGGCCGCCGGCGGCTACGATGTGGAGAAGAACAACAGCCGTATCAAGCTGGGGCTCAAGAGCCTCGTCAGCAAGGGCACCCTGGTGCAGACCAAGGGCACCGGCGCCTCCGGGTCGTTCAAACTGAACAAGAAACCCGGtgagacaaaggaaaaagcGACCAAGAAGAAGCCGGCAGCCAAGCCCAAGAAGCCGGCGGCCAAGAAACCTGCCAGCGCCGCCAAGAAGCCCAAGAAAGCGGCGGCGGTGAAGAAGAGCCCCAAGAAAGCCAAGaagccggcggcggcggcggccaaGAAAGCGGCCAAGAGCCCCAAGAAAGCCGCCAAGGCAGGACGCCCCAAAAAGGCAGCGAAGAGCCCGGCCAAGGCGAAGGCGGTGAAGCCGAAAGCAGCCAAGCCCAAGGCGGCCAAGCCCAAAGCAGCGAAGGCGAAGAAGGCGGCGCCCAAAAAGAAGTAA
- the LOC142601353 gene encoding histone H2A, with product MSGRGKQGGKARAKAKSRSSRAGLQFPVGRVHRLLRKGNYAERVGAGAPVYLAAVLEYLTAEILELAGNAARDNKKTRIIPRHLQLAIRNDEELNKLLGKVTIAQGGVLPNIQAVLLPKKTDSHKAKSK from the coding sequence ATGTCCGGCCGCGGGAAGCAGGGCGGGAAGGCGCGCGCCAAGGCCAAGTCGCGCTCGTCGCGGGCCGGGCTGCAGTTCCCGGTGGGCCGCGTGCACCGCCTGCTGCGCAAGGGCAACTACGCGGAGCGGGTGGGCGCCGGCGCCCCGGTGTACCTGGCGGCCGTGCTGGAGTACCTGACGGCCGAGATCCTGGAGCTGGCGGGCAACGCGGCCCGCGACAACAAGAAGACGCGCATCATCCCCCGGCACCTGCAGCTGGCCATCCGCAACGACGAGGAGCTCAACAAGCTGCTGGGCAAGGTGACCATCGCGCAGGGCGGGGTGCTGCCCAACATCCAGGCCGTGCTGCTGCCCAAGAAGACCGACAGCCACAAGGCGAAAAGCAAGTAA
- the LOC142601355 gene encoding histone H2B 1/2/3/4/6, which yields MPEPAKSAPAPKKGSKKAVTKTQKKGDKKRKKSRKESYSIYVYKVLKQVHPDTGISSKAMGIMNSFVNDIFERIAGEASRLAHYNKRSTITSREIQTAVRLLLPGELAKHAVSEGTKAVTKYTSSK from the coding sequence ATGCCCGAGCCGGCTAAGTCCGCCCCCGCGCCCAAGAAGGGCTCCAAGAAGGCGGTGACCAAGACGCAGAAGAAGGGCGACAAGAAGCGCAAGAAGAGCCGCAAGGAGAGCTACTCGATCTACGTGTACAAGGTGCTGAAGCAGGTGCACCCCGACACGGGCATCTCGTCCAAGGCCATGGGCATCATGAACTCCTTCGTCAACGACATCTTCGAGCGCATCGCCGGCGAGGCCTCGCGCCTGGCGCACTACAACAAGCGCTCCACCATCACCTCGCGGGAGATCCAGACGGCCGTGCGGCTCCTGCTGCCCGGCGAGCTGGCCAAGCACGCCGTCTCCGAGGGCACCAAGGCCGTCACCAAGTACACCAGCTCCAAGTAG